CCTCTTCAGCTGTTGTTCAACCCGGACTGCCttagtaagttgccaactcaaataCATTCTGCGCAATCTTTACCATCAattgttttgcaggttacagggTGTGCCATCTGTGGTGAAGCTCATAATCCTGGTTGTTGTATCCCCAATGAAGAACCAACTCATGAAGTCAATTATATGGGGAATCAGCCAAGACAAAATTTCAATGCAGGTGGATATTCCGGATTTCAGCATGGCCAGCCATATAATTCAAAGAGGGACAGTGGAGGAATCACTGTGGAAACCAGTTCAACATAGACCAGGGTGGTCCATCTAACATGCCACAACAGTAAGGGCATAGTCCCTATGATTGAACaacgaagctggaagagactctagctcaattTATGCAGGCCTCAATGTCTAACCAGAAGATCACAGAGTCCGCCATTAAGAATCTGGAGGTCTAAGTGGGCCAGCTCACAAAGCAATTGGCGAATAGGTCGTCAAGCAACTTTACTGCAAATACTGAGAAGAATCTGAAGGAAGGATGTAAAATTGTAATGACAAGGAGCAAAATGGCAATTTAGGCCGATGAAGGAAAAGTTGAGAAGAAGGTGGAGGAACATAAACAATAGCTGGCAGCTGAGCCGGCACTGGAATCAGTTCCTGACTTTGTTGAACTTGAGGAAGTtgtggaagatgaagatgaccaacaagagagagagacaccaataaaagaTAGTCAAGAGGGAATAAAGATGaaggaagaacaagaaaaagaaaaacaaaaagaaaaagaaacagaagaagtagaaaaagaaaaaaatcagaaaaatgaaaaaggaaaagagaaggttgatgaggagaaaaagaagagcaagagtgaggtttcaagagagaaaaagagagagattacTTTAGATGAAGGcaaggaagtaccatatccattggtaccttccaagaaggataAAGAGCGACACTTAGCCAGATTTCTTGACATCTTCAAGAAGTTGGAGATCACTTTGCCTTTTGGAGAAGCTCTCCAACAGATGCcactctatgccaaatttttaaaagacatgCTGACAAAGAAGAACCGGTATATCCACAGTGACACAATATTTTTGGAAGGTAACTGTAGTACAGTCATTCAACGCATCCTTCCCCCGAAGCATAATGATCCCGGAAGTGTCACTATACCGTGTTCTATTGGTGAGGTTGTTGTAGGtaaagctctcatagacttgggagctagtatcaatttaatgcctctATCCATGTGCTGGCgacttggagagatagagataatgccCACATGTATAACCCTCCAGTTGGCTGATCGCTCCATTACTAGACCGTATGGAGTGATTGAGGATGTGTTTATTCAAGTCAAGCAGCTTGTATTTCCTGCAGATTTCGTGGTTATGGATATAGAGGAGGACCCTACAAATTTCATGGCCAACTATATAGTAGATATGGGGAAAGGCAAGTTAGAATTGGGTGTGGAGGATCAGAAAGTCTCATTCGACTTATTTGAAGCAATGAAGCATCCAAGTGATATGAAAGCTTGCTTTGATCTGGACAAGGTAGAACAAGAAATAGAATTAGCTGCTATAGCCATGGCACTGCACTCTCCTTTGGAAAAAGCATTGATTAATCATGTAGAATGTCTTACTAAAGAGAAGGAATGTGAAGTGCAAACTTGTATTAAAGAGTTGGATGGTGCAAGAGAAAATTCTGAGGGACATACTGCatttgaagaattgaagaacGGTGGGcaaatataaaaaccaaaagTAGAATTGAAGACCTTGCTTGCACATTTGAAGTATGTATTTTTGGAAGACAATAACTCTAAACCAGTGATTATTAGTAGCTCtttgaagaaaatagaagaagatcaGTTGGTGCAGATTTTGAAGACACACAAAGCTGTAATTGGTTGGCACATATTTGACTTGAAAGGAATTAGTCCATCTTATTGCATGCACAAAATCAATATGGAAGCTGATTATAAACCAGTGAGACAACCTCAAAAAAGACTGAAC
This genomic interval from Glycine max cultivar Williams 82 chromosome 5, Glycine_max_v4.0, whole genome shotgun sequence contains the following:
- the LOC100798886 gene encoding uncharacterized protein: MLTKKNRYIHSDTIFLEGNCSTVIQRILPPKHNDPGSVTIPCSIGEVVVGKALIDLGASINLMPLSMCWRLGEIEIMPTCITLQLADRSITRPYGVIEDVFIQVKQLVFPADFVVMDIEEDPTNFMANYIVDMGKGKLELGVEDQKVSFDLFEAMKHPSDMKACFDLDKVEQEIELAAIAMALHSPLEKALINHVECLTKEKECEVQTCIKELDGARENSEGHTAFEELKNGGQI